TGCCGGGCTACGGTGTCGGGCGACCCGAACGCCAGCGTCTCGGCGACGAGCCCCTCCCAGGTCACCTTGGCGAATCGCTCCGCCGCGGCGCGGAAGCCCGGCTGGAGGCTCGGATGCGCGTCCTCGATGCGCTCGGGAACCTGGAAGCGCCGCAGGGAATCCTGGTACCACATCTCGGCGTCCTTGGCCTCGGCGAGCGCCTGCGCGTCCGTCGGCGCCACGTAGATCTGCCGCGACACGCCCCAGAGCTTCATGAGCGCGGCGATCTCGGTCTCCCCGCGGCCGTGCCGGCGCAGCGCCTCCACGTAGCTGTCGCGACGCTTCAGGATCTGCTCGACCGGGCCGGTCAGGATCGAGTTGAGCATGGGCCAGCCGCGCGCGGCGGTGCTCTCGACCCCGCTGTCGCTGCCGCACACCTGGTAGATCATCGGATGCGGCCGCTGAACGGGTTTGGGAATGACCCGGGCATCCTTGACGGTGAAGAACCGTCCCTCGTGCGAGAAGCGCTCCTCGGTCCAGGCCCGCAGCATGATGTCGACCGCCTCGTCAAAGCGCTCGCGATTCTCCTGCTGCGGGACATGGTAGCCCTTGAACTCGGCGGGGCGGTTGCCGCGGCCGACGCCGATATCGAGCCGGCCCTTGGAGATGACGTCGACGAGCGCCAACTGCTCGGCGAGCCGCAGTGGGTGATGGAAGGGCAGGATGGCGGCCGCCAGCCCGATCCGGACCCGCCGCGTCCGTGAGGCCGCGGCAGAAGCCAGCGTGGCCGGATCCACGGATAGGCCGTAGTCGATGAAGTGGTGCTCGGTCAGCCAGATCTGATCGAAGCCCAGCTCCTCGGTCCACTCCATCTGCTCCAGCTCCCGGTGGACGACCTCCTCGTGGGTCAACCCTGGGGCGGCCTGAAAGAAGAAGAAGGTCCCGAAGCGCATGGCACGGGATCATACACCTTTCGCGGCGATCGGTGTTCGCGCGGCTCCCTCATCCGTCGGGTCTCATCCGGCGGGTCTGGTGAGCCCGCCCGAGACGTGGTAGCTTCTCCGACACAGAGACGAAGGCGTTCCCGCTCACATGCTCCGGGAGGTATCCAGATGCGCGCTCCGCGCTCGTTCCTGACCGCCGTCCTTGTCCTCGTG
Above is a window of Candidatus Methylomirabilota bacterium DNA encoding:
- a CDS encoding LLM class flavin-dependent oxidoreductase yields the protein MRFGTFFFFQAAPGLTHEEVVHRELEQMEWTEELGFDQIWLTEHHFIDYGLSVDPATLASAAASRTRRVRIGLAAAILPFHHPLRLAEQLALVDVISKGRLDIGVGRGNRPAEFKGYHVPQQENRERFDEAVDIMLRAWTEERFSHEGRFFTVKDARVIPKPVQRPHPMIYQVCGSDSGVESTAARGWPMLNSILTGPVEQILKRRDSYVEALRRHGRGETEIAALMKLWGVSRQIYVAPTDAQALAEAKDAEMWYQDSLRRFQVPERIEDAHPSLQPGFRAAAERFAKVTWEGLVAETLAFGSPDTVAR